AATCTTTCTGATTTGTTATGTCTTCACTGGCATTTTGTTCCTCTAAACCCACTTTTCTCCCTCCTCGTTCTTCTTTTCCAGATATTGATTTAGAGAATATTGTGTACTACAAAGACGACACCCACTACTTTGTCATGACAGCCAAGAGGAAGAGCTTGCTGAAGAGGGGGGTCATTAAACAGGTGAGAACAACACATCCATTACCAAGAAAAAAGTGTGTCTTCTTGGCTGCAGCTCTGGCCTAGAAAGAAAACATTCGAATCAGATAAACACAACAGCTGTGCTTAGGTTTCTGAGTGAACAGAAGCTGTTAATCAGATCTTTCTTCCTGCAGAATGCTCAAGGCTAACACAGTAAACAAAGTAGAAAGAATGTCACTGTTCATGTCATGAATCATCAGATACAATCTTTCACTTTCTGTCATTAGGACTACAGTGATGCAGATCAGCTGCTGGCACCTGCAAACGTAGATCACGTGGCGTTGTGTCTTTATGCTCATGATGCGGCATACTTCTCCACTGGAGGCCAGCTGCCGGACCTGCAGTTTGCTCTGAATCCGGCCGGTCAACCTGACGTGGCCATGTTCGACTTCACCTGCATGCACCGCGCCGAGCACGCCTCGCTGGTCCGAGAAAGGAGGGGCAAGAAGCTCCTAATAGCTCTTGTTGGAGACTGTCTGATGGAGGTAATGGACTGCACTTAAGAGTCGTTCGTCTTGGTTCTTTGGGAACCAGTCTGATAACAAAAATGTAGGGCGGCTGCATTGTTAATCGGTGAGCCTatgaatctgtttatttttagacaCTCAAATGACAATAGAAATGGCATTAAGCTTTCATTTTGCAGAGTCACACTGAAAATAATGCAGAAGTTTGAGAATCTAATTTACAGCTTATTGTTAGACAATAACACAgctgttttctttaattaaatctgTGATGAGTTATGAAAAATATTCCCCATTCTTAATGccatacataaaaaatattttgagttatatgtatttttgatttatgttCTTTCTTTTGCAAATTAGATTTCATTCACtactaactaaaaaaaacatctctataataataaaaagtataaTTTAGTTTCAGTTCTAGAGGTAATATATTAAAAGCCAACAGTAAATGAATGGATTCcaacattatatttatttatgcatcaaataatatatatttcacCTTCTTTAGATTTTGACTAAACAGcatcaaaaaacatgttttacatccAGTGTTAACATTTACCAACCAAAGAAGCAAGTCTTTCATTTTGATCCAGTTAAtggatagaaaaacacaaactgcagctttttctgtgaaaaatatggaatatttaatataatagaAGGTCCTACTTGTGTATTCTTGACTTAAAGTCGCTCATTTACTTTTCACTGTCTTCACTCTGCAGCCGTTTTGGCCTTTAGGAACAGGCATCGCCCGAGGGTTCATGGCTTCGTTTGACACAGCATGGACGGTGAGGAGCTGGGGGATGGGGGTCCAACACATGACTGTCATTGCTGAGAGGTAGGTGAATCTGATTAAAGCCAAATACTGCAAGagatttacacatttaaacTACTTATCATCATACTTGTATGTGTTCATGCTGCTTTTCTACCCCGGCTAacaatttagttaaaaaaatctgtgtggAGATTAATGATACAAATGGCACTTCCTTGGGTGACTGGAGTCAGAAAGAAGCatattacaaatgggaatgtttttcaagagcagtatttgtgtttatggGAGAATGATTGCTGTGTCATGTAGTCACAGTTGTAtagtaaactaaaaaaatatgtaatagtTCTTATTGCTACTTTATAGTACCACAAAATGTTGtgataaaacctttaaatcCGTATATCCCACCCCTATTAAGCAACCATTTTCTCAATGCAACATAATAGTGAAGAGTTGTAAGATGATTAAgacaatgttgttttgttgtgttattgtgCAGAATGTGTAGCATCTATTGAAAAGTAATTCAActaaattcagttcagtttatgtATATATACCAGAATCAATACAATCAAATACAAAGCCAGTGAATGTATTgtaattttggtgtttttgctttgactttaattattctgctttaatttctttaaaaataatccagaGAAAGTATGTACCAGCTGCTCTCCCAGACCACAACCGAAAACACCAGCAAGAAGTACCCTCTGTACAGCATCGACCCAAAAACACGCTACCAGAGAATCAACCTGTCCGCCATTCATACTCGCCAGGTTAGCATGCTTATCTGTTGTTTGCTCAACTGAGACTGAGGTCAGAGTCTCTCCAGCTATCACGGATAATTTAGAAAGACTactgttgaaagaaaatctTAGAGGCAGCAGTACATTTACATTAAGTAGctcaaaatgaccaaaatgcatttaatttctgaaaaaattaCGTGTTTAGAAGCAGTTTGTGAACTTTTACATTACTTAAAATATGATTTCTGGCATTTTCCACCACTTTATTCAGGTGCAGCAACTATATGATGAGAAAAGCCATTCGttaaagctgaaggaaaatcGGGCTCACAAGCGTCAAGGTAAGTTTCTACAAATTTGATCACAATGACACCAGTTAGTAGTTCCTCTTTAAATAAGTCCAGCCTTATTTTTTGTAGATGACAAATGTCATGTTTACTGATCTACTGGGACTGATTGCAATGTTTTGCTTCCTCAGATACATTGAGTGGTTTTAACGAGTTGTTGAGATGGTGCCAGAACAATACCAGAGGGTATGACAATGTGAATATTAAGGATTTCAGCCAGTCCTGGAAGTCCGGCCTCGCATTGTGCGCTCTTATCCACCACTTCAAACCTCATCTGATGTGAGTTGCAATCTTTGTGGGAGTGATTGAGTTGTTATGATCCAAGCATGGCCATTCCTCCACCAAATTCTCTGATAATCAGTCCAAGATGTCAGTTGCTCAGTATCTAAAATGCAAAGATAGTCTGAATTAAGTCAGAtggttttgcattttattttgcagcaaAATTGACTAAATTGCTGAAAAAGGATCCAAAAAAACTGCTGATTAAGCACTACACAAAATGAACTGCATGAAAAGTAATTTCTGctaaaaaatgtgtaataatATCTAAATGTCATCTGTGGAAATGTATGATCATAGGTTTTAAGTGGATGGATGttcctttaattttaatttcctaagtataaaatgtttatttaccaaaaattatttcattgttttgacTGTCCAAACATCTGATGATGTAAATGATCTTTCTCTCTTTCGCCCAAAGTGACATTTCCTCCCTGGATGAGGCGAACAGAGTTCACAACAACCAGCTGGCGTTCAGTGTGATCAATAAGGAGCTGGGAATCCCTCCGGTCATGTCTCCCAGTAGTCAGATCGACAAGCTGTCCATGGTTGTCTACCTCACCCAAATCAAAGATGCTGTCACTTTGCCACCAAAAGGTAAATAATTTAACTCAGGTATTTTTATGTTCTagaaatttaaatctgaaaattatcTCAGTTTCAACTGAGACCATGGAggcacatttttataaattagaaaatcattATCCCTGTTTCCTTCCAGtagcaaatttaaaatgaaattttaaaatgttgtgatGTGTGAGTTAGGTGTATTTCCATTTGCTGGTTTGAAGCAAATCAATCAGGCTGCATAATTTCTGCAGACGTTGACTCTAGGTATGGTTGTAAATTCCAATTTAATGATTCTTAAAACTCCACAAACCTGTCcgtattatttttactattttctctaTTGTCTGTTCAATGAGAGTAggaatacatttgaaaatttaattaaatttctcCGTGCGTTTTAGTGATACAAATTACACTTCTTTTTGTGACTTGTGTCTTAACAAAGCATATTACAAATTGatatgttttcagtttgtgGGGCTAAAGGAGACGTATTAAATAGTTCTTACTGCCAactttatcattatcacaatcgtaccacaaaatatcatgaCATGTAATAAGTAATCTTTATGAAGGCCGTAAATGCTCCTCTTCATGTAAAGGCCGTAAAACTAGTTTTCATTCGCTGTGAGTTGATAAGTCAAGTcgaattattgaaataaattaacttattcagatttattgagGTGCAGCTGTGCTTCTGAAGACAGTTGCTTAGACACCACGCTGCATTTGCATCACCTTAATGAGTCAGGTGTTTTTCCTACAAAATGTATTCAGTggcactgtctctttaagaccaGGGTACCCATAATTCACTGGGCTTAAGTGGCTTGTGCCGTGCTCAGAGCCAGCCTGTACTGGTTGTGTTGCTCTCCTCCACTGATCCAGCCCAGCAGCGGACAGAGCGAGGGAGCCAGCAGTGGACTTTTCAGGCTCTGGGGTGGGGGGCAGCCTCTCTTCCAGGGCAGATATTCCCTCCACTGTCAGCAGCAGAGGTATTTTCACACCAGGATGGTAATGCAGCGTAGACCCAATCGACTAGTGGCGGCGAATGAGCTGAAGTGGGCGTGATAGACGCTCTCATCTGCTTTGCTGCTCTGCTCGGGATCGGCTGAGCGATGCGCAGGCAGGAGGGAGCAGTCGGTCTCCAATAACCTCATCTGAATGAGAGGAGAGGGGGAGCATCGGTGATACTGGGGATGAAgagttttggtttggtttggtttgacaAGTTGAAATCTGCTGCTGTGACGGCACAGAAATTAGAAGCAATAATCAAATAGGATGCAGCTTacctttttaaagctttaaaagagaaaatacagcATCAGAATGTATCAAGTAAAATTGTAAATGGGGAAATGGTGAGTATTCAGGTGAAATCTGCATcaatttgtttcttcttttctttctttctgacatttctttccttttctgttgCTGACAGAACCTGCAGGGCCCCTGCCACCGACCACATCTCAGAGTCTCTCTAGGACACAGTCAGCTGTCTTTTTCCTGAGCAAGCTGAAGCACctctcactgcaaaaacaaaaggtaagCCCACTGACTTAGGGATTAACAGCCTGCAGAAATATCTGATTAGGATGTTTTCAGACACTCTTACTTGCTGGTCTGAAGAAACAGATGTGTAGTCTCCTCCTTGGTTGGTTGatattttgtgacttttaaGGTTCATAATATTGCTTTTTGAGGTCCTTGGTTGCgattctctgtttttgttgcaggAAAGACAGGCGACTCTGAAACGAGGTGCACAAGCTGAGAAAACCATGGAAGATGAGAAAACTGTGAGTTTTATTTGGTTCTTCACTTTAACTTTCAGTGTTTAGTAAAGCCAAAAGAAACTACTTTTACTGTCTTTCTCTACTTTTATTTACTCATTCTTCCGTTTGACCTTCCTCAGACATCAGTGCTACCTGCGTCTCCTGAAGTGAATAcagttcctgctgctgctgcagccgccGCCTCTCCAccaccggaaccagaaccagctgagaTTCTGACGACCGACAACGAGCAGTGCTACTTCTGTGGGAAAATGGTGTACGCGGTGGAGCGCATCAGTGCTGAGGGGAGGTTCTTCCATCGGAGCTGCTTCACCTGCCACAGCTGTGGCATCACCCTCAGATTAGGAGGATACGCCTTCGACAAGAACAGCGGTGAGTTAAGCATTGTTTGCGTCTGAAATGGTTTCaatcacaaaaaatactttagctTTATTTCATATGTCAAATAAATCAGTCGTATCTCTTTTGTAAATCTCATTAAGACGAGTCCATATGAAGTGTTTATGCAGATAGAAAAGCAACCTGTGCTCATACTTGAAGCTTCAAGTCCCCACCCACCACTCAAAGTGCAGGTTTGCTCATGCACTCTggtcgattttttttttaaactatgatTACGATTAAAGGCAGTGAATACATCCATATCCTGCAGAGTTGTTGAATGCAGGATTGAGTGgtgattaaacattttctacttgCACTTAAGAGCCAGAGATGAAAGATGCAAAGAGCTGTCAGCCCTAGTTTGTCAGAGCAGATGGAGCTGGAAAGTGGATGGGTaattgtttctttgtgtttaaatataacatttttctcAGTACTGCAGTCTTTAAAGTCTCTTTAAATCTACACCAGGATCACTCCTAGGAGAGCTtgctttttaatgatttgtaGCAAATACCTAGTGGACATAGTTAGTTTAGCATTCCttaccattttttaaattaattttgcagtgaattattttacattttatttctatctgCTATTTCAGTCTATTTTGTCACTGTGGTTTTTCCACACAACTTTTTACAGTTATGCTACTGCCATGAAAATGCCTCTGCAAGACAAAAACACTCGCTGGATTTTTCAGAGGTTTCTGAACCTCAATAACAGCATAAAATAATCCAGTTGAAAagacttttgcttttatttcaacagaGCACTTTATTATTGTGACCTTGTCAAACTGTGGTATTGATATTGTGATATTTAAAGATTGTAGCtgaaaatttaaagtttttctagGGCCCTTGTAAATGGATATTATGATCTCATTGAGCTGCTGAATCACTcgttatttcttctctttttcttttcctcatttagattaaaaattaaGCATCAAAAAAACTCTTAAGCTAATAGCAACTAAGATGGCAAAGGGGGCTTGGATTATTGTAGTTATATAGTGTTGAGAtggaacaaaacaaatgagGAATTGGGAACCACAGACTTGTTTAACCCTGAATGGAGTTATCTGACACTTTATTCGTGGGTCAGTATCAATCTAAGCCCCATTTGGTTGAGAAATGCTTGATTTTTAAATCCTACATGTGTTCAGGGTTTCCACCTGCTTGATTTGTGATTTATAAGCTCAGAGAGGATCTCATCTTTGTGGGTTTGtaccaaatgttttgtttaagaGGCTTTTGACTGCCTGACAGgttgattttcatttaaaatgctgtctaaAAAATTCACAGCCTCCTTCGGTCTCACAGCAACCAGTACAGCTGAACGTTGGCACAATATTTCTTTTATGAGGCAGAGATTTGCATATTAAAAACAGCAGCGTGCCATCAATCATAATGGGGAGCCCACTGTGACCCGGGCAATTTTGGAATATGACTTTTAAAGcccagaggtgggcagagtaactaagagtagcactacttcaacatatttttactcaagtaaaagaaaatatattttttaaaaagtctactcGTGCTGAGTAAGTGATcaaattataaatcatttaatatttaaaaattcccTAATCAGGTGGACCTAAATATAAAGTAAAGTGggaattttggtattttaggGACCAGAATTCATATTAATTCATTTAagtaaaagaaatgacaaaatcagacaaaataaaattttttacaaattgatttttttaatataaagtttatgaaactttgacaaaaactgcaggtgcgTGGTGAAATTTTGGTTAGACAAGTTTATTCTGCTTTAAGTGGgtagagaaaacagaaatttgaatcaagtaagagtagcaatatttcataaaattactgaagtaaaaagtacagcatagtaaaaatactacTAAAAGTACATTCTTTCAAAAAAGTCACTCTGGTAAATGTGATTTAAACTACTATGATAACTATGATAaggaataacattttttatttgcagtgctgatatttttacaaaaggaaaacatgtgAACACATCTTTACCTCTTCTCTTCCCACAGGGAGATTTTACTGCGAGATGCACTCTGAAGATTTGTTGCTTACTGATGGTGTGGAAGCATCCTGTGAGGTGGGTCACTGACCAAACAGACGGGAGGGATTCCTCTCGGTTTATTGTCAGTGCAGTGGTTTGTATATTTCACTcataactttgtttatttaggaCATCAACGAAGATGAAGAGAACGGACTTTCCAGTGAGAGCTATACGCTGTCTCCATCTTGTTCCCTCAAACAAGATAGTGTCTCCTCTACTCATTCAGATGACCAAGAAGAACCGGATCAGATTATTCATCATTCCAAAGGAGACTCCCAAGAACCACAGAACCCGAGCACTTTTCCAGATCCTGCAGCTAAATCTGAGATATTGGAGCCCACTCAAGATGAGGCGGTGACTTCTCCCGTTCCAAAGCCACGCCTGTCCCGTCAGACGACCCCCACATGCGAGCCCTCGCCACCAGTGGCGAAACCTCGCAAAGTCGTCTTGACTCCGCAGTCACCTTTTCTTGAAGCGGCTCCAGAGGAGACCTCTAAAGTAGGACCAGATGTCTCTTTCAAACCACTGCGAAAGCTTCAGCTGTCCGTCGAGGAGCGGAACGAGCTGGGGAATCTGCAGAGCTTCAGCGCAGACTCGGACTCCGAAACCCAAGGCGGGTCGTCTTCCTGCTCGTCTTCCTCCGCAAACGCAGGTGGGCCTCCTAAACAAGAGGGCCAGGATGGACAAGAAGAAGAGGGCTACTGGAGCGGGAGCACAGCTAGTCTCATCCGT
The genomic region above belongs to Xiphophorus maculatus strain JP 163 A chromosome 1, X_maculatus-5.0-male, whole genome shotgun sequence and contains:
- the LOC102232140 gene encoding F-actin-monooxygenase mical1-like isoform X2; amino-acid sequence: MANKEPVNPSHATFDLFVQAKTCQEVKKHFTELCRQLQLDPKDYSNFYTKLKERLNYWKAKAVWTKLDKRASQEVYEQGKACAQNKCLVLGAGPCGLRTAIELSLLGAQVVVLEKREEFTRNNVLHLWPFTIYDIRELGAKKFYGKFCSGSLDHISIRQLQLILLKVCLILGVEVHTGVEYKGLIEPSVEKGWMAKLQPPSHPAAAFEFDVFISAGGGKFVPEGFKHKELRGQLAIGITANFVNRNTAAEIQVPEISGVARIYNQKFFQDLLNETDIDLENIVYYKDDTHYFVMTAKRKSLLKRGVIKQDYSDADQLLAPANVDHVALCLYAHDAAYFSTGGQLPDLQFALNPAGQPDVAMFDFTCMHRAEHASLVRERRGKKLLIALVGDCLMEPFWPLGTGIARGFMASFDTAWTVRSWGMGVQHMTVIAERESMYQLLSQTTTENTSKKYPLYSIDPKTRYQRINLSAIHTRQVQQLYDEKSHSLKLKENRAHKRQDTLSGFNELLRWCQNNTRGYDNVNIKDFSQSWKSGLALCALIHHFKPHLIDISSLDEANRVHNNQLAFSVINKELGIPPVMSPSSQIDKLSMVVYLTQIKDAVTLPPKEPAGPLPPTTSQSLSRTQSAVFFLSKLKHLSLQKQKERQATLKRGAQAEKTMEDEKTTSVLPASPEVNTVPAAAAAAASPPPEPEPAEILTTDNEQCYFCGKMVYAVERISAEGRFFHRSCFTCHSCGITLRLGGYAFDKNSGRFYCEMHSEDLLLTDGVEASCEDINEDEENGLSSESYTLSPSCSLKQDSVSSTHSDDQEEPDQIIHHSKGDSQEPQNPSTFPDPAAKSEILEPTQDEAVTSPVPKPRLSRQTTPTCEPSPPVAKPRKVVLTPQSPFLEAAPEETSKVGPDVSFKPLRKLQLSVEERNELGNLQSFSADSDSETQGGSSSCSSSSANAGGPPKQEGQDGQEEEGYWSGSTASLIREKKNRHCFKRKEMPSGQNRVRSKFSPWNLSSPRISRDCRLTVHPETTFQHVHSTSEDGVDDDDDDDDDDDYMFDEQEDLLDMKLEPSDPVQAKKFELKRMKTLQRRAKMSIMDRFCKAQSIQRRLEEIEVSYKDLEEKGVKLERSLRRQPNDNGSSETIEEWIQLVHEKNALVSEESDLMVESRQLELEDKRRTLELEYRKLMEIEEKTPEQEEEENQIFQQILEVVEMMDSLVTFLDEKRQKEMSENEEALSIKEAKRHSKAGAQVQWA
- the LOC102232140 gene encoding F-actin-monooxygenase mical1-like isoform X1, yielding MANKEPVNPSHATFDLFVQAKTCQEVKKHFTELCRQLQLDPKDYSNFYTKLKERLNYWKAKAVWTKLDKRASQEVYEQGKACAQNKCLVLGAGPCGLRTAIELSLLGAQVVVLEKREEFTRNNVLHLWPFTIYDIRELGAKKFYGKFCSGSLDHISIRQLQLILLKVCLILGVEVHTGVEYKGLIEPSVEKGWMAKLQPPSHPAAAFEFDVFISAGGGKFVPEGFKHKELRGQLAIGITANFVNRNTAAEIQVPEISGVARIYNQKFFQDLLNETDIDLENIVYYKDDTHYFVMTAKRKSLLKRGVIKQDYSDADQLLAPANVDHVALCLYAHDAAYFSTGGQLPDLQFALNPAGQPDVAMFDFTCMHRAEHASLVRERRGKKLLIALVGDCLMEPFWPLGTGIARGFMASFDTAWTVRSWGMGVQHMTVIAERESMYQLLSQTTTENTSKKYPLYSIDPKTRYQRINLSAIHTRQVQQLYDEKSHSLKLKENRAHKRQDTLSGFNELLRWCQNNTRGYDNVNIKDFSQSWKSGLALCALIHHFKPHLIDISSLDEANRVHNNQLAFSVINKELGIPPVMSPSSQIDKLSMVVYLTQIKDAVTLPPKEPAGPLPPTTSQSLSRTQSAVFFLSKLKHLSLQKQKERQATLKRGAQAEKTMEDEKTTSVLPASPEVNTVPAAAAAAASPPPEPEPAEILTTDNEQCYFCGKMVYAVERISAEGRFFHRSCFTCHSCGITLRLGGYAFDKNSGRFYCEMHSEDLLLTDGVEASCEDINEDEENGLSSESYTLSPSCSLKQDSVSSTHSDDQEEPDQIIHHSKGDSQEPQNPSTFPDPAAKSEILEPTQDEAVTSPVPKPRLSRQTTPTCEPSPPVAKPRKVVLTPQSPFLEAAPEETSKVGPDVSFKPLRKLQLSVEERNELGNLQSFSADSDSETQGGSSSCSSSSANAGGPPKQEGQDGQEEEGYWSGSTASLIREKKNRHCFKRKEMPSGQNRVRSKFSPWNLSSPRISRDCRLTVHPGRVETTFQHVHSTSEDGVDDDDDDDDDDDYMFDEQEDLLDMKLEPSDPVQAKKFELKRMKTLQRRAKMSIMDRFCKAQSIQRRLEEIEVSYKDLEEKGVKLERSLRRQPNDNGSSETIEEWIQLVHEKNALVSEESDLMVESRQLELEDKRRTLELEYRKLMEIEEKTPEQEEEENQIFQQILEVVEMMDSLVTFLDEKRQKEMSENEEALSIKEAKRHSKAGAQVQWA